Within Terriglobales bacterium, the genomic segment GTGGAGAGCGCGGACGCCGCGCCCACGGCGGAGCAGCACTCCGCGCTGCGCCAGGACGACGACACCTTCGCCGCGACCATGACCGAGTGGAAGCAGTTGCTGGGCGACCTTCCCGCGCTGAACACGCGGCTCCAGCAAGCCGGCCTGCCGGAGATCACAAACCAATCCCAAGCCCTAGGATCCCGTATCCATGAGTGACCTGGTCCAACTCAGCCAAGACAACGACGTCGCGATCATCACCATCAATAACCCGCCGGTGAACGCGCTGAGCCCGGGCGTGCCCGAGGGCATCGCCGAAGCGATCGAACGAGTGGAGAAGGACGCGGGGGTGCGCGCCGTGGTGGTCATCGGCAGCGGGCGCACTTTCGTGGCCGGCGCTGACATCAAGGAGTTCGGCAAGATCACCTCCGGGCAGCACACCCGCGGCGCGCCCTTGCTGCCCGCCGTGCTTTTGAAGATCGAAGACTGCTCCAAGCCGGTGGTGATGGCCATCCACGGCACCGCTTTCGGCGGCGGGATGGAGCTGGCCATGTCTGGACACTACCGCGTGGCCGCGCCTGCGGCGCAACTCGGGCAGCCCGAGGTGAAGCTGGGCATCATCCCCGGCGCCGCCGGGACGCAGCGCCTACCGCGGCTGGCGGGCGTGGCCAAGGCGGTGGAGATGTGCGCCGGCGGCAATCCCATCTCGGCCAGGGAGGCGCTCGAGCTGGGCATCGTGGACCGGCTGATCGAAGGCGACCTGCTCGCGGGCGCGGTGGGTTTCGCGCGCCAGGTCGCCGGCAAGCCTGCCCCCAAGACCCGGGAGCGCGCCCAGAAGCTGGGCACACCCGAGCAGAACGCGCCCATCATCGCGGCCGCGCGCGAGCAGGCGCGCAAGAAGCAGCGCGGCCTGATGGCGCCGCTGGCCGCCATCGAGGCGGTGGAAGCCTCCGCCCGACTGCCCTTCGAACTGGGCTGCGAGCTGGAGCGCCGGCTGTTCACCGGCTGCCTGTTCTCCGACCAGTCCAAGGCGCTGATCCACGTCTTCTTCGGCGAGCGCGAGGTGGCTAAGGTCCCCGACGTCCCCAAGGAGACGTCCATCCTGCCTGTGAACAAGGTCGGGGTGGTGGGCGCGGGAACCATGGGCGGCGGCATCGCCATGGTCTTCGCCAACGCCGGTATCCCGGTGCTGCTGCGCGAGGTGGACCACGCGGCGCTCCATCGCGGCCTGGCCAACATCCAGAAGAACTACGACGGGTCGGTCAAACGCGGCCGCTTCACCCAGCAGTTCGTGAGCGAGCGCTTGCAGCTGATCCAGCCCACGCTCAGCTTCGACGGCTTCGCCGAAGTGGACATGGTGGTGGAGGCGGTCTTCGAGGGCATGGCGCTCAAGAAAGAGGTCTTCGCCGAGCTCGACCGCGTGTGCAAGCCCGCCGCCATCCTGGCCAGCAATACCTCCACCCTCAGCATCGATGAGATCGCTTCGGCGACCAAACGCCCCCAGTCCGTCATCGGGACCCACTTCTTCAGTCCGGCGAACGTGATGCGGCTGCTCGAGATCGTGCGCGGCAAGGCCACCGGGAAGGACGTGATCGCCACCGCCATGCAGCTTGCCAAGAAGCTGGGCAAGGTGGGAGTGCTGGTGGGCAACTGCCGCGGCTTCGTCGGCAACCGCATGTTCCATCCTTACCGGCGCGAGGCGCAGTTCCTGGTGGAGGAGGGCGCGAGCGTAGAGGCGGTGGACGCCGCGCTCACCGACTTCGGCATGGCCATGGGTCCGCTGGCCACCGGCGACCTCGCCGGCCTGGACGTGGGCTGGCGCATCCGCAAGGAGTATCGCCACCTGGAGAAGCCGGGCGTGCGCCAGCCGCTGGCGGAAGACCGACTCTGCGAGATGGGACGCTTCGGGCAGAAGACCGGCGCCGGTTGGTACAAGTACGACGAGAACCGCCGCGCCGTCCCCGACCCGGAGGTGGCGGCGCTGGTGCGCAAGGCGGCCGCCGAGGCCGGCATCGCGCAGCGCCAGATCCCGGCCGAGGAGATCCTCGACCGCTGTATCTACGCGCTGGTCAACGAAGGCGCGCGCATCCTGGAAGAGGGCTATGCACTGCGCGCGGTCGACATCGACATCATCTACCTGAATGGCTACGGCTTCCCGGCGTATCGCGGCGGGCCCATGTGGTACGCCGACACCGTGGGACTGAAGCAGGTGCTGGAGCGCATCCGCGAGTTCGAGCGGCAGCACGGCGGATCGTGGATGCCGGCGCCGTTGCTGGTGCGTTTGGCCGGGCAGGGCGCCAACTTCGACGGTTTCATCCGGGAACCGGGCGGGAAACCATGAGCCGCATCTTCCTGGTCCGGCACGCGCAGGCTTCCTTCGGGGAGCGCGAGTACGACAAGCTCTCCGCCATCGGGAAGGCGCAGGCGCGCCTGCTGGGCGAGTACTGGGCGGAGCGCCGCCTGCAATGGGACCGCGTCTGCACCGGTCCGCGCCAGCGCCAGCAGGACACCGCCGCCATCGTGGGCGAAGTCTACCGCAAGGCCGGGTTGAGTTTGCCCGAGCCGGTGGTCATGCCGGACTTCGACGAGTACCACGGCGACCAGGTTCTGGAGCGCGGCCTGCCCGGGCTGGTGGCGCGCGACGTTGAGATCCAGCGGCTCTACGAGGCGTTCGAGAGTTCGGGCAGCGCCGCCAGCCGCATGCGCAACTTCCAGAAACTCTTTGAGGCGGTGATCGGACGCTGGGTGCAGGGCGAGCTGGTGCTCGACCACGTCGAATCCTGGTCCGACTTCTGCGCGCGGGTGCAGCGCGGCCTGGCGGGTGTCGTGGCGGAGGACGGCCGCGGCCGGCAAGTCGCCATCTTCTCCTCCGGAGGCCCCATCAGCGTGGCTATGCAGCGCGCCCTGGAACTCACCGCGCAGAACACCCTGCGGGTGGCGTGGATGGTCCGCAACTGCGCCATCAGCGAATTCCTGGCCTCGGGCGCCCGCTTCACCTTGAGCACGTTCAACGAAGTGCCGCACCTGGACGATGCCGCCCTGCTGACCTACCGCTAGAGGGTGAGATGGGCGATTTGCTGAACCGACCCGGAAGCGTGCGCGCGGGAGAAGAGCTTGACCTCCCGCGGCTCGAGCCCTTCCTTCTCCGTCACTTTCCCGGCAGCGCCGGGCCGCTGACCGTCCAGCAGTTTCCCAGCGGACACTCCAACCTGACCTACCTGGTGCGGCTGGGCGGGCGCGAAATGGTGCTGCGGCGGCCTCCCTTCGGCAGCAAGGTCAAGAGCGCGCACGACATGGGCCGGGAGTACCGCGTCCTCTTGAAGCTGCACCCGGCCTATCCCCCTGCGCCCCAGGTGCTGCTCTATCGCGAGGACGATTCCATCCTGGGCGCACCCTTCTACCTGATGGAGCCGGTGACGGGGATCATCCTGCGGCGCGAGGTGCCGGCCGGGCTCGAGCTCACGTCCGAAACCGTGCGGCGCATGAGCGAGGCCTTCACCGACAATCTGGCGCTGCTCCACGGTTTGGACTACGCCGCCATCGGCCTCGCCGATCTGGGCAAGCCCGAAGGCTACCTGGAGCGCCAGGTGCGCGGCTGGATCGAGCGCTACTACGGCTCCAAGACCCACGAGCTGCTCGAGGTCGAGCGCATCGCCGCGTGGCTGCAGGCGCATATGCCGCCCCCGATCGCACCCGCGCTCATCCACAACGATTACAAGTACGACAACGCGGTGCTCGATCCCGGCGACCTGGCGAAGATCGTGGGCGTGCTGGACTGGGAGATGTGCACGCTGGGCGACCCGCTCAGCGACCTGGGCACCGCGCTGGCCTACTGGGTGGATCCCGGCGACCCCGGCGAATTGCAGCAGATCCGCTGGGGCCCGACCACGCTGCCCGGCAGCCTGACGCGGCGGCAGGTGGTCGAGCGCTACGCCCGGGCCACGGGGCACGACGTCACGCACATGGTCTTCTACCTGGCCTTCGCGTATTTCAAGGTGGCGGTGATCGTGCAGCAGATCTACTACCGCTACCATCACGGGCTCACCCAGGACGCGCGCTTCGCGCAACTGCTCGAGGTCGCCAAGATCCTGCTGCGCGCCTCGCTGCGCACGGCCGAGTCGGGCGCGATCTGAGCTAGGAAAAGTAGAGGACCACCCACTCCGCCACGCAGCAGGGCTTCTCGCCGCCCTCCACCTCCACGGTCACGGAGAACACGGCCTGGGTGCCGCGTCGGATTTCCTTGAGCGATGCCAGCGTCACCCGGGCGCGCAGCTTCGAGCCCATTCGTGCCGGAGCAGGGAAGCGCACCTTGTTGAGGCCGTAGTTCACGGCCAGGCGCACGCCGCTGCGGACCTGGAGCGCCTGGTGCATGAAATGGCTCAGCAGGGAAAGGGTGAGGAAGCCGTGGGCAACAGTGGTGCCGAAGGGGGATTCGCGCTGGGCGCGCTCGCGGTCCACGTGGATCCACTGGTGGTCCTCGGTGGCGTCGGCGAACTGCTGAATGCGCTCCTGGGTGAGTGGAAGCCAGTCGGTCAGGGCCAGCTCGCGCCCTACGTAGTCCTTGAGCAGGTCCGGTGTTTCCAGCACCAGCGGCGGCATGGAGTCTCCCTGTGACTGCGCGCAACACTCTAGCACTTGCAGTCGGGCCTCCGGCGGAGTAGTTTGCTCGGTCATGCAACTGGCGGACAAAGTGATCGTGGTGACGGGCGGGGCGAACGGCATCGGGCGGGCGATGTGCCGGCGCTTCGCCGCCGAGAAGTCCAAGGCGGTGGTGGTGGCGGACCTGCAGGCCGCGGCGGCGGCGCAGGTCGCGGCCGAGGTCGGCGGCCTTGCGGTCGAAACCAACGTGGCGCGCGAGAGCGACATCGTCCGTCTGGTCGAGCAGGTCACGGCGAAGTACGGCCGCATCGATCTCTTCTGCTCCAATGCCGGCACCGGGACCAGCGGCGGCGTCGAGATCTCCGACGCCAAGTGGCAGCGCGAGTGGGAGGTCAACGTGATGGCGCACGTCTACGCGGCGCGCGCCGTGCTCCCGCAGATGCTCCAGCGCGGCGACGGTTACCTGCTGCAGACGGTCTCGGCGGCGGGACTCTTGACGATGATCGGCTCGGCCACCTATTCCGTCACCAAGCACGCGGCGTTGGCCCTGGCGGAGTGGATCTCGATCACTCACGGCGACCAGGGCATCAAGGTCTCGGCGGTGTGCCCGCTGGGCGTGCGCACCGACATGCTGCTCAAGGGCGAGGGCGGCTTGGCGTCGTTCCTGATCGAGGGCGCGATCACCCCGGAGCAGGTCGCGGACGAGGTGGTGAAGGGGATCGCCGACGAGCGCTTCCTCATCCTTCCCAACCCCGAGGTTGGGGAGTTCTTCCGCCGCAAGGCCGGGGACTACGAGCGCTGGCTGCGCGGTATGCGCAAGTTCCAGGCCGCCAACCTGCCGCAGAAATCGTAGCGCGCTAGCGCGGCGCCGCCGGCCGCGGCGGCATCCACTTCTTTAATTCCAGCCGGCCCACCTGATCGGTGTGGACCTCGTCGGGACCGTCGGCGATGCGCAGGGTGCGCACGTTGGCCCAGGCGGCAGGCAGGAAGGTGTCCTGGCAGACGCCGGCGCCGCCCCAGGCCTGGATGGCGCGGTCGAGCACGCGCAAGGCCATGTTGGGCGCCACCACCTTGATCATGGCGATCTCGGCGCGCGCCGCCTTGTTGCCCACCGTGTCCATCATGGAGGCGGCTTTGAGCGTGAGCAGGCGCGCCTGCTCGATCTCCATGCGCGAGTGGGCGATGTCGGCGCGGATGGTGCCTTGGTCGGCCAGGGTCTTGCCGAAGGCGGTGCGCGAGAGCACGCGCTTGCACATGACCTCCAACGCGCGCTCGGCCACCCCGATGCACCGCATGCAGTGATGGATGCGCCCCGGTCCCAGGCGTCCCTGGGCGATCTCGAAGCCGCGGCCCTCGCCCAGCAGCATGTTGCTGAGCGGGATGCGGACATTGGTGAAGCTGATCTCGCCGTGGCCGTGCGGCGCGTGGTCGTAGCCGAAGACGGTGAGCACGCGTTCCACCTTCACGCCCTTGGCGTCCATGGGCACCAGCACCATGGATTGCTGGAGATGGCGCGGGGCGGCGGGATCGGTCTTGCCCATGAAGATGGCGACTCTGCAGCGCGGGTCGCCGGCTCCCGAGGCCCACCACTTGCGCCCGTTGAGCACGTAGGAATCGCCGTCGCGCTGGATGCGAGCCTCGATGTTGGTGGCGTCGGAGGAAGCCACCGCGGGCTCGGTCATGGCGAAGCAGGAGCGCATCTCGCCCGCCAGCAGCGGCTTCAGCCAGCGCTCCTTCTGCTCGGGAGTGCCGTAGCGGACCAGCACCTCCATGTTGCCGGTGTCGGGGGCGGAGCAGTTGAAGACCTCGGGCGCGAGCATGCTGCGCCCCATGATCTCGCACAGCGGCGCGTACTCGAAGTTAGTGAGCCCGGCGCCGTACTCGCTCTCCGGCAGGAAGAGGTTCCACAGGCCGGCGGCGCGCGCCTTGGGCTTCAGCTCCTCGATCACGCGGGTGGGCTGCCAGCCGCCGCGCTCGCATTCTTCCTCGAAGCGGCGCTCGTTGGGATAGATGTGCTCGTCCATGAAGGCGAGCAGGCGGCGCTGCAACTCTTTGCTCTTGTCGCTGAACTCGAAGCCCATGAGCGTCTCCTGTGGCCGGGAAGTAGGGCGGACGCGATTATATACAAGCGGAACTCCATCACCGCGGGGAGCGGCCTACATCACTGAAGTGGCACACCCCGATGTGATAAGCAGGAAAGAGGAAGTGAGGCCCGGCCATGTGCGATGAGTTGCCCATCGGCGCACAGGACGTGGAAGCGTACGACGCGCTGCTCGCGCGGGGTGGCGCGGCCGAAGGACTCGACCGCCGCACTTTCCTGCACGCCGCCGCGGCCGCCTGCGCCGGCCTTGCCGTGGCGCGCTGCTTCCGAGCCGAGCCGCTGTTCGCGGCCTCGACCGACGACTCCCGCTTCGTCCGCGAGGCCGGCTTCTACCAGAAGCTGCCGGAGCGCGCGGTGCAGTGCAAGCTGTGCCCGCGCGAGTGCGTGGTGGCGGAGAGCGAGCGCGGCTTCTGCCGCGTGCGCGAGAACCGCAAGGGCACCTACTACACCCTGGTGCACTCGCGGGTGGTGGCGGCGCACGTGGACCCCATCGAGAAGAAGCCCTTCTTCCACTTCCTGCCGGGAGCGATGGCCTTCTCCATCGCCACCGGCGGCTGCAACGTGAACTGCAAGTTCTGCCAGAACTGGGAGATCTCGCAGGCCCGCCCGGAGCAGTTGCGCGCCATCTATCTTCCGCCCAGGGAACTGGCGCAGGCGGCGAAGCAGAACGAGTGCCCTATCCTGGCCTACACCTATAGCGAGCCCGTGGTCTTCTCGGAGTACGTGCTGGACGCGGCCGAGGCGGGCCACGCTCAGGACCTGCGCAGCGTGGTGGTGAGCAACGGCTTCATCCAACAGGAGCCGCTGCTCCGCCTGTGCGAGCGTGTGGACGCCATCAAGATCGACCTGAAGTCCTTTTCCGAGCAGTACTACCGCGAGGTGGTGCGGGGCGCGCTGCAGCCGGTGCTGGAGACGCTGGTCACGGTGCGCCGCCATGCCAAGTGGATGGAGATCGTCTACCTGGTGGTGCCCACGCTCAATGACGGCGACGCCGAGTTCCGCGGGGTCGCGCGCTGGATCCACGCCAACCTGGGCAGCGACGTCCCCGTCCATTTCACGCGCTTCTATCCCAAGTACCTGCTCACCAACCTGCCGCCCACGCCGGTGGAGACCCTGGAGCGCGCCAAAGCCATCGCCGAGGCCGAGGGTCTGCAGTACGTGTACGTCGGCAACGTTCCTGGACATCCGGGCGAGAACACCTACTGCCCCAAGTGCCACGCCCTGCTCATCGAGCGCGCCGGGTTCACCATCGCCCACATGCACCTGAAGAACGGTAAGTGCAAACAGTGTGGGCAGGCTGTGCCCGGGGTCTGGAAGGCATAGAATTGCCCTGAGGGAAACCATGGACCGCGGAGGCAAGAGCAAGCCTCTTCTCCTGCTGGCGGCCGGCCTGGTGGCGGGCGCCCTGCTGCTGGTGCCATCCTCGCTGCGCCCGGCCGACAAAGAAGAGGTGCGCCAGCCGGCGGTGGCCGGCAACTTCTATCCCGCCGATCCCAAGGAACTGGAAAGGACGATCGACGGCTTGCTGGCGAGCGCGGGCGCGCCCACGACCCAGGAGCCGGTGGTGGCGCTGATCGCGCCCCACGCCGGCTACCAGTACTCGGGCCCGGTGGCGGCGCACAGCTACGCCCTGCTCAAGGGGCGGAAGTTCGAGCGCGTGGTGGTGATCGCGCCCTCCCACTTCGAGGCGTTCGACTTCACCTCGGTCTATGAGGGCGACAGCTACGTCACACCGCTGGGCGCCATTCCGGTGGACAAGGCCTTCGCCGCCAAGCTGGCGAGCCTAGCCCCGGGCATCCGGCTCTCGCAGCGTGGGCACACGCCCGCGGGTCCGCAAGGAGAGCACGCGCTCGAGGTCCAGTTGCCCTTCCTGCAGCGCACGCTGGGCCAGTTCAAGCTGGTGCCCATCGTGATGGGCGACCAGAGCTGGGAGAGCAGCCGCGCTTTGGGAGTGGCCCTGGCCAAGCTGATCCCGGGGACGGACACGCTGATCGTGGCCAGCTCCGACCTCACGCATTACCGCAGCGCCGACGAGGTCAGCCGCATCGACCACCACACTCTGCAGGCGATCGAGGACTGGGACACGCTCAGCCTGTCGCGCAACTTCCAGTCAGGCGTGTGGGAAGCCTGCGGGGGCGCGCCCATCGTGGCGGCCATGATCGCCGCGCAGCGGCTGGGCGCCAACCAGGCCAAAGTACTGAAGTATGCCAACACCGGCGACGTCACCGGCGACCGCAGCCGCGTCGTAGGCTACGGTGCAGTGGCGTTGCTGCGCGTGCCGCGCTCCGGAAGCACAACCGAGGTGCGCTTCTCCCTGAGCGACCGCGACAAGGAGGAATTGTTGCGCATCGCTCGCCTCTCGGCGGAGACAGCGGTGCGGACCAGGAAGCTCTACGAGCCACCGGTGCCTGCCTCCGCCGCGCTGCTCCAGGAGCGGGGCGCCTTCGTCACCCTGCGCGAAAAAGGCGAGCTGCGCGGGTGCATCGGCTATGTCTCGGCGGTGAAGCCCCTCTACCTCACCGTGCGCGACGTGGCCGCGCTCGCCGCCCTGCGCGATAGCCGCTTCCCTCCCGTCACCCCGGGCGAGCTAGGGCTGCTGGAATACGAGGTCTCCGTGATCTCTCCCTTCCACCAGGTGCTCGACGTCAGGCAGATCAAGGTGGGGCGCGACGGGCTGATGATCCTCAAGGGCGGCCAGGATGGCATCCTGCTGCCGCAGGTCGCCCGCGACGAGAACTGGGACCGCAACACCTTCCTGGAGCAGGTCGGCGTGAAGGCCGGGCTGCCGCCGCGCACCTGGAAGGATGAGGACGCCGATCTTTTCGCGTTCACCGCCCTGGTGTTCGCCGAGCCGAAAGCCCCGGAGGCCTTTACGCCCCAGCCTCCCTTTCCCGGCCGGCCCGAGCAGCCAACCCCGCCGGGAAGAGATTCAACACCGCGATAAGCGCGGCCGTCCGCAGGAATCCAAAGACGGGGAGGAAATACAGGCTGAGCGCGACCGCGCCCAGACAGGAGCCGGCGAGATCGAGCGCGTAGAGCGCGCCCGGGCTGCCGGCCTGTTGTACGCCGCCGAAGAAGACCCGGCTGGCCAGCAGGAACTGGTAACCGCCCAGTAGCCCGGCGAGCAGCGCCAGCATGGGGAACAGGAGCTGGCTCACCAGAAGCAGTCCCATCCGGCTCGTCACTCCCGCCAGCAGCGGCATCGACCCGCACAGCAGCAGTGGGGTCAGCGCCGCCAGGAATTGCAGGCCGGCGAGCGCGCGAAGCTCCCGCGGTGTCGCTTCTTCCTTGCCGGCGCCGCGGCGCAGAGCCCACCAGCTTCCCAGGGCCATGCCCACCATGAAGGCGGCGATCACGATGGCGAGCTGGTGGT encodes:
- the amrB gene encoding AmmeMemoRadiSam system protein B, encoding MDRGGKSKPLLLLAAGLVAGALLLVPSSLRPADKEEVRQPAVAGNFYPADPKELERTIDGLLASAGAPTTQEPVVALIAPHAGYQYSGPVAAHSYALLKGRKFERVVVIAPSHFEAFDFTSVYEGDSYVTPLGAIPVDKAFAAKLASLAPGIRLSQRGHTPAGPQGEHALEVQLPFLQRTLGQFKLVPIVMGDQSWESSRALGVALAKLIPGTDTLIVASSDLTHYRSADEVSRIDHHTLQAIEDWDTLSLSRNFQSGVWEACGGAPIVAAMIAAQRLGANQAKVLKYANTGDVTGDRSRVVGYGAVALLRVPRSGSTTEVRFSLSDRDKEELLRIARLSAETAVRTRKLYEPPVPASAALLQERGAFVTLREKGELRGCIGYVSAVKPLYLTVRDVAALAALRDSRFPPVTPGELGLLEYEVSVISPFHQVLDVRQIKVGRDGLMILKGGQDGILLPQVARDENWDRNTFLEQVGVKAGLPPRTWKDEDADLFAFTALVFAEPKAPEAFTPQPPFPGRPEQPTPPGRDSTPR
- a CDS encoding SDR family oxidoreductase; its protein translation is MQLADKVIVVTGGANGIGRAMCRRFAAEKSKAVVVADLQAAAAAQVAAEVGGLAVETNVARESDIVRLVEQVTAKYGRIDLFCSNAGTGTSGGVEISDAKWQREWEVNVMAHVYAARAVLPQMLQRGDGYLLQTVSAAGLLTMIGSATYSVTKHAALALAEWISITHGDQGIKVSAVCPLGVRTDMLLKGEGGLASFLIEGAITPEQVADEVVKGIADERFLILPNPEVGEFFRRKAGDYERWLRGMRKFQAANLPQKS
- a CDS encoding phosphotransferase family protein, with translation MLNRPGSVRAGEELDLPRLEPFLLRHFPGSAGPLTVQQFPSGHSNLTYLVRLGGREMVLRRPPFGSKVKSAHDMGREYRVLLKLHPAYPPAPQVLLYREDDSILGAPFYLMEPVTGIILRREVPAGLELTSETVRRMSEAFTDNLALLHGLDYAAIGLADLGKPEGYLERQVRGWIERYYGSKTHELLEVERIAAWLQAHMPPPIAPALIHNDYKYDNAVLDPGDLAKIVGVLDWEMCTLGDPLSDLGTALAYWVDPGDPGELQQIRWGPTTLPGSLTRRQVVERYARATGHDVTHMVFYLAFAYFKVAVIVQQIYYRYHHGLTQDARFAQLLEVAKILLRASLRTAESGAI
- a CDS encoding MaoC family dehydratase, encoding MPPLVLETPDLLKDYVGRELALTDWLPLTQERIQQFADATEDHQWIHVDRERAQRESPFGTTVAHGFLTLSLLSHFMHQALQVRSGVRLAVNYGLNKVRFPAPARMGSKLRARVTLASLKEIRRGTQAVFSVTVEVEGGEKPCCVAEWVVLYFS
- a CDS encoding histidine phosphatase family protein: MSRIFLVRHAQASFGEREYDKLSAIGKAQARLLGEYWAERRLQWDRVCTGPRQRQQDTAAIVGEVYRKAGLSLPEPVVMPDFDEYHGDQVLERGLPGLVARDVEIQRLYEAFESSGSAASRMRNFQKLFEAVIGRWVQGELVLDHVESWSDFCARVQRGLAGVVAEDGRGRQVAIFSSGGPISVAMQRALELTAQNTLRVAWMVRNCAISEFLASGARFTLSTFNEVPHLDDAALLTYR
- a CDS encoding acyl-CoA dehydrogenase family protein, with translation MGFEFSDKSKELQRRLLAFMDEHIYPNERRFEEECERGGWQPTRVIEELKPKARAAGLWNLFLPESEYGAGLTNFEYAPLCEIMGRSMLAPEVFNCSAPDTGNMEVLVRYGTPEQKERWLKPLLAGEMRSCFAMTEPAVASSDATNIEARIQRDGDSYVLNGRKWWASGAGDPRCRVAIFMGKTDPAAPRHLQQSMVLVPMDAKGVKVERVLTVFGYDHAPHGHGEISFTNVRIPLSNMLLGEGRGFEIAQGRLGPGRIHHCMRCIGVAERALEVMCKRVLSRTAFGKTLADQGTIRADIAHSRMEIEQARLLTLKAASMMDTVGNKAARAEIAMIKVVAPNMALRVLDRAIQAWGGAGVCQDTFLPAAWANVRTLRIADGPDEVHTDQVGRLELKKWMPPRPAAPR
- the amrS gene encoding AmmeMemoRadiSam system radical SAM enzyme, which codes for MCDELPIGAQDVEAYDALLARGGAAEGLDRRTFLHAAAAACAGLAVARCFRAEPLFAASTDDSRFVREAGFYQKLPERAVQCKLCPRECVVAESERGFCRVRENRKGTYYTLVHSRVVAAHVDPIEKKPFFHFLPGAMAFSIATGGCNVNCKFCQNWEISQARPEQLRAIYLPPRELAQAAKQNECPILAYTYSEPVVFSEYVLDAAEAGHAQDLRSVVVSNGFIQQEPLLRLCERVDAIKIDLKSFSEQYYREVVRGALQPVLETLVTVRRHAKWMEIVYLVVPTLNDGDAEFRGVARWIHANLGSDVPVHFTRFYPKYLLTNLPPTPVETLERAKAIAEAEGLQYVYVGNVPGHPGENTYCPKCHALLIERAGFTIAHMHLKNGKCKQCGQAVPGVWKA
- a CDS encoding 3-hydroxyacyl-CoA dehydrogenase NAD-binding domain-containing protein, encoding MSDLVQLSQDNDVAIITINNPPVNALSPGVPEGIAEAIERVEKDAGVRAVVVIGSGRTFVAGADIKEFGKITSGQHTRGAPLLPAVLLKIEDCSKPVVMAIHGTAFGGGMELAMSGHYRVAAPAAQLGQPEVKLGIIPGAAGTQRLPRLAGVAKAVEMCAGGNPISAREALELGIVDRLIEGDLLAGAVGFARQVAGKPAPKTRERAQKLGTPEQNAPIIAAAREQARKKQRGLMAPLAAIEAVEASARLPFELGCELERRLFTGCLFSDQSKALIHVFFGEREVAKVPDVPKETSILPVNKVGVVGAGTMGGGIAMVFANAGIPVLLREVDHAALHRGLANIQKNYDGSVKRGRFTQQFVSERLQLIQPTLSFDGFAEVDMVVEAVFEGMALKKEVFAELDRVCKPAAILASNTSTLSIDEIASATKRPQSVIGTHFFSPANVMRLLEIVRGKATGKDVIATAMQLAKKLGKVGVLVGNCRGFVGNRMFHPYRREAQFLVEEGASVEAVDAALTDFGMAMGPLATGDLAGLDVGWRIRKEYRHLEKPGVRQPLAEDRLCEMGRFGQKTGAGWYKYDENRRAVPDPEVAALVRKAAAEAGIAQRQIPAEEILDRCIYALVNEGARILEEGYALRAVDIDIIYLNGYGFPAYRGGPMWYADTVGLKQVLERIREFERQHGGSWMPAPLLVRLAGQGANFDGFIREPGGKP